The DNA region tcataatttaacattatctattattattatattatttgtctttatattttttcaaacatatatatattagtgtatataatatatttatatattaattgttatattatCCTTTTTGTAGACATATTAATGAATGTGTGTGATATGAGagaatttaaaaatgaagaatttGATTTAGTTATAGATAAAGCATGTCTAGATTCCatagtagtaataataCTTGCATcttataaatacatattttatcaaagattattatttttttaaatatatatttatattatcatcaccttttttattatatttttaaataatcctttaataatttataatggataaaaaattttatttaatatatatataaggaGGATAGGCAAAAAGgataaaattattttatttttctattCTTACAGTGTTCAGAAGATTCTTTAAAGAGTATTGAAGAGATGTTATCCGAAGTGTCTAGAATATTAAAGTAAGacttaaaatatatgtatatctatatatatatatatatatatatatatatatacatatatgtgttaatattttgtttttttagGTCTAATGgtatttttgttattatatcaCATGCACAACCAGCATATAGACTTGTATATTTACAGGtgaaaatttataaaaaagggaaaataaaaaaaactaCACACTTTCTTTgacatttaatatatatatatatatatatatatatattgaatgTATAATGTTGAAGAAAAcattttttcaatattcatttctatacattttaatattttttttatatttagaAAGAGGATTATAATTGGGATATAACAGTTAAGACTGTTCAACGTCCCATGCTAGGAATAGTAGGTAAATtagaaagaaaaaaaaaaaaaaatatatatatatatataattaatgtcataaaatattttgtaacattgtattatttttataaataatttattattttagCTCCACCTGTGGATGATAATTTAcactatatatatatttgtaaaaaGCAAGATACAAgcaaataataataaaaaaaaaaaaaaacctatgtttttataaaaaatactcagtattttattaaataaattattttggacctatcataattattacattattttcttattgttctgtttctttttttttttttttgcacATTTGTTAATAActattaaaatattattaaaattgatatagtaatatatcaacatattatatatatatatatatatatatatatatatatatttatatttttttatatgtttttttttgatgaaacataaattttatataattaaaaatgaaatatcatgtaaaaaaatatagtacatgtgtatatgtttatgaatatatacaaCAAGGTTAGAATATTATGTAAGTCATTTTCAGGTTGATCTAGAAGCtcttataaaataatatatccaaagaaaaaaaaaataataattcgatataattttacaatttattaaat from Plasmodium gaboni strain SY75 chromosome 14, whole genome shotgun sequence includes:
- a CDS encoding putative methyltransferase (transcript variant 1; alternatively spliced); translation: MAVYGKISYWNERYTNEEEQFDWHQRWYGVKHIFTELEIKNDASILNIGCGTSKFSEEMLDSGYTNITNIDASSVCIKKMQEIYNDKPNLKYILMNVCDMREFKNEEFDLVIDKACLDSIVCSEDSLKSIEEMLSEVSRILKSNGIFVIISHAQPAYRLVYLQKEDYNWDITVKTVQRPMLGIVAPPVDDNLHYIYICKKQDTSK
- a CDS encoding putative methyltransferase (transcript variant 2; alternatively spliced) is translated as MAVYGKISYWNERYTNEEEQFDWHQRWYGVKHIFTELEIKNDASILNIGCGTSKFSEEMLDSGYTNITNIDASSVCIKKMQEIYNDKPNLKYILMNVCDMREFKNEEFDLVIDKACLDSICSEDSLKSIEEMLSEVSRILKSNGIFVIISHAQPAYRLVYLQKEDYNWDITVKTVQRPMLGIVAPPVDDNLHYIYICKKQDTSK